GAAAAATCGGAGGAAAAACAAGATGCTTAAATTAGAATTAAAACGAATTTTTTCAAAGAAAATTAATGTATTTGCAATCGGATTGGCATTGATACTTGCTGTCATTTTTAGCGGATTTGCAGTTACAAGTAATCGCTATGTGGATGAGAATGGAAATGCTAGTACTGGAATTATGGCAACAAGAAAACTTACAGATAACAGACGAGCATGGAAAGGTACATTGACAGAAGATGAACTTGGAAAAGTTATAGAACAAAATAAAAATGCGGTGACACAATCCTCAGAAGAAAATGCAATTTACGGAACGACATTGCAACCGATAGATGATATTAGGGGTTTTATAATATCGGTATTAACACCAGATTCAGAATATGATGAAAGTGTTCTGAATCAAATTACAGAAGAAAATGTGCAAGAGTTCTATGACACTTATCATAAAAATATGGAAAAGATGGCAGAAGAATATGGAAAGACTTCTGTTCAGAAAAAATACTTGGAAAAGAAATATAATGAAATAAAATTACCAGTAGAATACGAATCTTATAGTTCGTGGGATACTATGATTATGTATGTAGAAACGTATTCTATTATTCTGGCAATCATAGTTGGTTTTATTTGTGCTGGAATATTTGCAGATGATTTTCAGACAAAAGCAGATGCAGTATTTTTCTCTACAAAGTATGGACGTACAAAAGCTGTTAAAACAAAAATACTGGCAGGAATAGCTACGACAGTTATGATTTATTGTATGGGAATTATATTACTTAGTGTGATTTGTTTTGGAATTATGGGAACCAGTGGTATGAATACACCTTATCAAATGTATCAGGCGTATAGTATTTACATTATGTCATATGGACAATACTATTTGTTGACAGTTGTATGTGGATTTATAGCCAGTATGCTGGCGGCTGTAGTGTCTATGTTAGTAGCGGCTAAAATGCATACAATTAGTGTCGCTGTTTGCATTCCGTTCTTTTTATATTGCTTATTGCCATTTATAGGACGGGCACTTTCTGGGTATACAACGCTTTTCAATTTGATACCAACAATTTTGACAAATGTACAGGCAAGTGTAAAAGTCCCACTTATTTATCAGATTGGGAATTGTGTATTTCGACAAATTTCGCTTGTAATGGTAATGTATACAGTGATGGCAATAGCCTTACTGCCTTTTATTTATAAGAGTTTTCGCAGATACGGAAATAAGTAAAAATTGTATTCATACTCATGAAAAACAAAGTAAGTAAAATATTTTCTGGAAAAATCAAAGCATAATTTAAAGATTTACGGCGGGCAAGTTGCCCGCCGTAAATTATGCTTATTTTGTTAAAAGACCGGATAGATTTTTTCCAATGCAAAATCCAATCTGTGGATATAACTCCTGAATTTCCTGATATTTTGCTTCAATCATTTCTGGTTCATCAGCCCAGATCTTTTCATATATTTTGAAAGCTCTTTTAAAATGTGTTTTGGCTTGCGGAAGATTGGCAGTCATCAGATAAATGGTTCCAAGGGTTTCCTGTACTTTGGCATAATCCAGACAGTCATCGGAATGGTATTCCTTGATGATGCCGGATAATTTTTGTAATTCGGAGATTCCTCTTTCGGGTTCCTGCTGTTCTGTCAGGAACATTGCATAATTGGCAATCTGATGTATAGCCATATTACAGTCAGACATCAGTGGAAGAAGATTCTGGTGGATGGTATGGGCTAATTTTTCCTGATTGGATGGCTTGGAATAGTAAGCGGATATTTTAGGACTGATTTTAGCCTGACCAGTCATCCAGCGGCAAACCAGACCGTTATCCATTGAATAATCCTGATTTGCCGGATCATCCATAAAATCTTCAAATAATTCGTATAAAAAATCAGGCTGACTCATTTGATTACTTTCGCTGATATGATTTTTTAAGCAAGTGCTAATAGAAGAAAAATCGCATCAATTCAATAGAAATTCCCCTTTCGTAGTTAAGATTGAGTATATCTATCATAACACGAACATACATTCGGTTCAAGAAAATGCGGATATTTTTAAAGTGATTGTGTCAATTTACAATCAATTTCTATTCAATGTGGTTTTCAGGCAGGTTCTGTAAAATAAGCTCAGAACAAACAATAACGGGAGGAGCTTATGCAACAGAATATTGAATTTGAGCGGTGCACTGATTTTCTGGTACGGATGATTGATAAGTACGGTGCTGAAGTCCTTCGGGAGTTGGAGGAAGAAAAACAGAATAAGGAAGAAAAAACAGCATAGAATAATTTTGAGCTGATATGACAGAGAATGTTTTGGCATATTGACAGGACATTTAAAATGACGTATACTAAGCTCAGTGATCGTTCTGTAGAAACTTGAGAAGCCTACAGGCGGGGGAGAGCCTGCGGGTCTCTCCCTCTTTTGTTTTAAGGAGAAATGAGATGCAGACACCGAAAAAATTCTCTTCTTTTAGTGACCAGGTCTCTTGGATCAGTGATGAAAAGGGAATAAAAATAAAAGACAGAGAATATGCGGAAGAGATGTTACGTCAAATAGGATATTTTCCTCTTATGGGAGGATATAAACATCTTTTTAGAATATCGAATACAAAGAAATATAAAGTAGGAACAAGTTTTGAAGAAATAGTCAGTCTGTATAAGTTTGATGCAGAGCTTAGAGAGTTGTTCTTTAAATATTTACTGCAGATTGAGCGACAGATGCGTTCTTTGATGTCATACTATTTTACTGAAATGTATGGAGCAGAGCAGAAGCAGTACCTAGATGCTAATAATTATAATAATACAAAAAGAAATCATGCAACAATCGTAAAGTTGATAGCGACCTTGAAACGAGCAACAACGACCACAGATTATACATATATCAATTATTACCGCAAGACATATGGTGAAATTCCATTATGGGTTTTGGCAAATGTACTTACGTTTGGAAACTTATCAAAAATGTTCCGAGTGTTTCCGCAGTCCTTAAAATCAAAAGTATCAAAAAACTTTGAACCTTTGAATCAGCATCAGATGGAACAGTTTCTATCTGTTCTCACTAAGTATAGGAATGTATGTGCCCATGGGGAACGACTGTTTACATACAGAACAGTAGATGCTATTGCGGATACACCGCTTCATAAAAAACTTTCATTACCACAGAGTGGTAATCAGTACGAAAAAGGAAAACAAGATTTGTTTGCTGTGGTGATTGCTTTTAGATATCTATTACCCGGAAAAGATTTTCTGGAATTTAAAAGAAAGCTCATAAAAGAGATTGACCGGGTAAACAGAGAAGTAGAGCATATAAGTGAAGTTGAATTATTGAATAAAATGGGTTTCCCGAAAAATTGGAAAAATATTACCAGATACCATTTAAATTAAAGAAATATCCTCTAAGAGATAGTGAAGCACCTATTGTCTTAGAGGATTTTTTATTGAAGAATTTTAATATTTAAGAGTTTGTTTTTTTCCTTTTTGACATTAAAGATAAGATTTCTTGTGGGTTTGTCAACTGACGTCCGGGAAGTGTCTGCTTTGGTGTGCGGTCACGGTCGGCTTCGTCAATCGCTGCAATAAAAAGTTTTACGCTGTTTGGATTGGATATGACAAAATTATGAGTAACAATAGGTTATGTTTAGTTAGTGGAGAGAATAGCACTATAAATGATGAATGAGCTTCATATGAAAAAATGTTAGGTTTTTAGGATTCATCGATTTAGATTTTTTATAAAGAGAAGTTCAAAAACAGAAGTAAAATATGTGTAGATTTTTTGAAAAAAATTATTGACGTGAGGAAAACCATGTGGTATGTTTTTTTGGAAAAAAAGAGATTATTTTAAAGGCAAACCTGTTGAAAGGCAGGGGCGCAAAGCCAGAAGGGACTAAAGTCAGAAAACTTGACCATGTCAGCCGGTTGCCACTGTTTCCATATCATCATAATATATGGAAAAGATGTTTGAACAGAAGAGATTCCGATATCTTTTATACTATATAGATGTGTGATTTAAAAAATATAGTAGGGACACTGGCAGATTTTGGCAAGTGTCCTTTTTGTATGCAAAAATGGGTAACAAAACTAGCAGGGACAGGTTTTCTGTATACAGATAAAAGCAGGATGAAGAAGGCATGAGACGGAGAGAGGATTTTTATAAAATGAAAAATTATGAAGACAAAATATATTCATTAGGTGAGACTGTAACGGGGCAGACACAGGACATGTCACAGGCCGTACAGAAAACACTGGAAAATAATGGCGGTGTAGGTATAATGACAGGATCTTATGACCAAAACCTGTCTATTTTGTCTGTGAATAATCTGCTGTTGCATAGTACAGGATACACATTCGATACTTTCATGGAACAGACAAAAGGCTCATTGAGAAACTTCTTTTATGGCGAGGAAGATATACTGGAGCGAGACCGTTTTTTGCAGCTTCACGGAACAGGGGAAGCACAGATCCTTGCTGCAGACGGTACAGTGAAAAATGTACGGCTTTGTAAAGAGGATGCGACAGATGAGGCGGGCAGACAGATCTGGGTTATGTCCGTACAGGTCAACTGGAATCATGTAAATTTGACACTGCTCAATGAGGCTATCTATTCCGGCTTCTGGTATTTTGACTGTGACGAAAACAGTGAGATTGTGAATGCAAACTGGAGTCATGAATTCCGAAAAATGCTTGGCTATCATGACACTCTGGATTTTCCGAATAAACTGGAATCCTGGTCAGATCTTCTGCATCCACAGGATAAAGAAAGAGTAATGGTGCAGCTTCAGGCGGCAATTAAGGATAAGACGAACCAGATAAAATACCAGGTAGAGTATCGTATGAGAATGAAGGATAATCAATACCAGTGGTTTCGGGCATCGGCAGAAGTAATACGCCGTCTGGATGGTTCTGCCAGCAGGATTGCCGGGATTTTTATTAACATTGATGGGGAGAAAAAAGAAATCATGCAGGCACAAAAATCTGCTGCTTTCCACCGGGCTTTTACGAAAGCAGATTTGTGTGAGTATTATGTGAATCTGGAAGCGAATACTTTTGATACCTTTAAGGTTGAACCGTCCCTGATGACAGTCTTTGAACAGAGTCATACATGGGATGAACTGATCCAGCATTTTGTGGATTCCTATGTTGTGGAGACAGATAAGAAGGCGGTATCCTCTTTTTACGACCGTGGTTATATTGCAGAAAGGCTGAAGGGTCTGGAAACCGAATTGGCTTTGGAGTGCCGTATCACTTTGAATGGAGAAGAACGATGGGTCCGCAATGTGATCATACGCGGCGAGATAGAGGATTCAGAATATGCCATGATCTTTCTGCGGGATATCACAGAGACAAAGGTGGAGAGTGCACGGCATCTGCAGATGGCAGCGGACAATGCTTCCATGGAGCTGCTGATCCAGAGTATTGTGCGTCTGGTTGACCGTTTTGTTGTCTGTGATCTGGAAAATGACAGATATGAATTCTACAATCTGAATGGACAGATGATATATAAACCTCTGGGATTTTATCATGATTTTCAGATGCAGGTTCTTGAAAAATATAAGACTCTGGAACCATTGGAAGCTATAGATATCCTGATAGCCCCGGATAATATTCGGAAAAAACTGAAAAGTGAAAATGATATTTATAAGTTTGAGTACTGCAGCCAGGATGAAAAGACTTATAAGATCGCCTCTTACATACCCCTGGAATGGGAGGATGGAAAACTGGTAAAAGTATTGCTGGCATCCATGGATGTGACACAGGAGAAGAAAGCAGAGATTGAATCCCGTCAGGCACTGAAAGAGGCTTACCGGTCCGCAGAAAATGCTAATCGTGCGAAAACAGAATTCCTTTCCAATATGTCCCATGATATCAGGACACCGATGAACGCTATTGTCGGTCTGACAGCGATCGCAGGAGCAAATATTGAGAGTCAGGAGAGAGTTATTGAATGCCTCGGCAAGATCACAGAATCAAGCCGCCATCTGCTGGGGTTGATCAATGAAGTATTGGATATGGCACGTATTGAAAGTGGAAAAATGACACTGGCACAGGAAGATTTCAATCTGTCAGAGCTGGTAGATAATCTTATTACACTTACGAAACCGGTGCTTGATGAACATAAACATAATTTTGATATACACATCAATCATATTGAACATGAGGCTGTCTGTGGTGACAGCTTGAGGATTCAGCAGGTATTTGTGAATCTGATGAGTAATGCAATCAAGTATACACCGGATGGTGGAAATATTATTTTTTCCATAGAGGAAAAGCCAAATGGATTTTCAGAACTTGGATGCTATGAATTTACGATTGAGGATAATGGGATCGGTATGTCACCGGAATTCCAGAAAATCATGTTTGATCCTTTCAGCCGCGCGGATGACCAACGTACAACCAGAGTTCAGGGAACCGGTCTGGGAATGGCAATCAGCAGAAATATTGTGAACCTGATGAATGGCACTATTAAAGTGGATAGTACCTTGCACAAGGGAACTAAAATCACAGTAACAATTTATCTGGAGCTTCAGGAAAAAGAAAAAGAACAGGACAAAAATCTGATGAAGCTGCCGGTTCTGGTAGTGGATGATGATAAGACATGCTGTGAAAGTACAGTTGCCACACTGAAGGAAATCGGTATTATGGGTGAATGGGTTCTCTCTGGCAGGGAAGCGGTTGAGCGCTGTTATGCACGGCATGAGTTGAAAGATGATTACTTTGCTGTTATTTTAGACTGGAAGATGCCGGATATGGATGGTATAGAGACTGCCAGACAGATCCGGAAACGGATAGGAAAAGAGATCACCATCATTGTATTGACATCCTATGAATTCAGCGAAATTGAAGAAGAAGCAAAGGCTGCAGGTGTAGATGCTTTTATTGCAAAACCGCTGTTCCGTTCCCGGCTG
The sequence above is drawn from the Dorea formicigenerans genome and encodes:
- a CDS encoding ABC transporter permease, which produces MLKLELKRIFSKKINVFAIGLALILAVIFSGFAVTSNRYVDENGNASTGIMATRKLTDNRRAWKGTLTEDELGKVIEQNKNAVTQSSEENAIYGTTLQPIDDIRGFIISVLTPDSEYDESVLNQITEENVQEFYDTYHKNMEKMAEEYGKTSVQKKYLEKKYNEIKLPVEYESYSSWDTMIMYVETYSIILAIIVGFICAGIFADDFQTKADAVFFSTKYGRTKAVKTKILAGIATTVMIYCMGIILLSVICFGIMGTSGMNTPYQMYQAYSIYIMSYGQYYLLTVVCGFIASMLAAVVSMLVAAKMHTISVAVCIPFFLYCLLPFIGRALSGYTTLFNLIPTILTNVQASVKVPLIYQIGNCVFRQISLVMVMYTVMAIALLPFIYKSFRRYGNK
- a CDS encoding tetratricopeptide repeat protein, with translation MSQPDFLYELFEDFMDDPANQDYSMDNGLVCRWMTGQAKISPKISAYYSKPSNQEKLAHTIHQNLLPLMSDCNMAIHQIANYAMFLTEQQEPERGISELQKLSGIIKEYHSDDCLDYAKVQETLGTIYLMTANLPQAKTHFKRAFKIYEKIWADEPEMIEAKYQEIQELYPQIGFCIGKNLSGLLTK
- a CDS encoding response regulator, giving the protein MKNYEDKIYSLGETVTGQTQDMSQAVQKTLENNGGVGIMTGSYDQNLSILSVNNLLLHSTGYTFDTFMEQTKGSLRNFFYGEEDILERDRFLQLHGTGEAQILAADGTVKNVRLCKEDATDEAGRQIWVMSVQVNWNHVNLTLLNEAIYSGFWYFDCDENSEIVNANWSHEFRKMLGYHDTLDFPNKLESWSDLLHPQDKERVMVQLQAAIKDKTNQIKYQVEYRMRMKDNQYQWFRASAEVIRRLDGSASRIAGIFINIDGEKKEIMQAQKSAAFHRAFTKADLCEYYVNLEANTFDTFKVEPSLMTVFEQSHTWDELIQHFVDSYVVETDKKAVSSFYDRGYIAERLKGLETELALECRITLNGEERWVRNVIIRGEIEDSEYAMIFLRDITETKVESARHLQMAADNASMELLIQSIVRLVDRFVVCDLENDRYEFYNLNGQMIYKPLGFYHDFQMQVLEKYKTLEPLEAIDILIAPDNIRKKLKSENDIYKFEYCSQDEKTYKIASYIPLEWEDGKLVKVLLASMDVTQEKKAEIESRQALKEAYRSAENANRAKTEFLSNMSHDIRTPMNAIVGLTAIAGANIESQERVIECLGKITESSRHLLGLINEVLDMARIESGKMTLAQEDFNLSELVDNLITLTKPVLDEHKHNFDIHINHIEHEAVCGDSLRIQQVFVNLMSNAIKYTPDGGNIIFSIEEKPNGFSELGCYEFTIEDNGIGMSPEFQKIMFDPFSRADDQRTTRVQGTGLGMAISRNIVNLMNGTIKVDSTLHKGTKITVTIYLELQEKEKEQDKNLMKLPVLVVDDDKTCCESTVATLKEIGIMGEWVLSGREAVERCYARHELKDDYFAVILDWKMPDMDGIETARQIRKRIGKEITIIVLTSYEFSEIEEEAKAAGVDAFIAKPLFRSRLTATLRQFTSGRKEKTAKNYLEKLSESDYTGKRILLVEDNELNREIAVEILQMTGAEVEIAENGKIAVEKVEASPEGLYDLVFMDIQMPVMNGYEATAAIRSLPGEKGKLPIVAMTANAFAEDVQLAKNTGMNGHIAKPLDMNKLNDVLENWM
- a CDS encoding Abi family protein; the encoded protein is MQTPKKFSSFSDQVSWISDEKGIKIKDREYAEEMLRQIGYFPLMGGYKHLFRISNTKKYKVGTSFEEIVSLYKFDAELRELFFKYLLQIERQMRSLMSYYFTEMYGAEQKQYLDANNYNNTKRNHATIVKLIATLKRATTTTDYTYINYYRKTYGEIPLWVLANVLTFGNLSKMFRVFPQSLKSKVSKNFEPLNQHQMEQFLSVLTKYRNVCAHGERLFTYRTVDAIADTPLHKKLSLPQSGNQYEKGKQDLFAVVIAFRYLLPGKDFLEFKRKLIKEIDRVNREVEHISEVELLNKMGFPKNWKNITRYHLN